ACGGGTCAAATACACACCGGTAAAGTTGAGAAGTCAAATACGCACGTGGGTAAGAAGTGGGAAAAATTTTTGGGAAAAAGAGGAACAGAGCGGGAGGCAGGGAAGCAAAAAAATCCTATGGGCCAACTACCAGATCTGTGACAGACAAGACGCACACGGCACAATTGAATGAActaaataaattaaataaaaataaataaaatggtGTGAAACCAACCCAACAGAAGATGCAGCTGCAGTAGCCTTCCTCTTCCTACTCCAATTCCTATTCCTCTTCCACATTGCAATTCTCGCACGCCTATCTTTATATCCGTCACCCGGATTCCCGAACCAaatcaaagcaaagcaaaagcGACGAGGACGGAGTTGTAGTTGTAGTCGCCGAgttgctcctcctccctccctccacgcACCGCGGCGAAGTCAGAGATGGCcatggacgcggcggcggaggcggaccacctcgccgccgagAGGGCCGCGGCGCGCTTCGACGTCGAGGAGATGAAGGTCGCGTGGGCCGGGTCGCGGCACGCCGTCGATGTCGCCGACCGCATGGCCCGCCTCGTCGCGTCCGACCCTGTAAGCGGCTGCTTCctcgatcttcttcttcttccccgatcCCCAATTCCAACTCCTTCGCATAGATCAGAATCGGACGCGCCTCCCCTCACCTTTGCCGTAGCTTGCTTGCTGCATCTGCTTAGCTCTTCACTTGGTCCCGACAGAGATTTCCAACCCCCAACTTTTTAGCTTCATTCACGAGTTGACTTCCATAGAATCCAACCTTTTCCGTTACCCCGAATCAATTCCAGCTCTCCCTTGCTTCCTAAAGCAACATGAGCATCTGATTTCCTATTCTCTCTGTGCCAACGGGGAAAACAAACACACAAACGGATTTCGCATGCCACGGTTTACTAGCGCTCAATTCAGCTTTGGACGCTTCACCTCACCCGCTTTTCCttattttattaggatttatgAATATTCTTAGCTCCACTGCTGACTACCAATGTTTCAGTGTTTCGTAtgtttgccttggtcacctCACGATGCCGACTCGGACCATAAACTTATTGTCTTCAACAATAACGTGTTGGCTTATTCTAAGCATACATGATTGCTTTCTGGTTTGAAACTGGATATTAGGCTCCATgtgttttggtcaaaaaggcaaCAGTAAGATAGTAACAGTCATGCTATAGGCTAAAAGAGAACCAAACAAACACCCAGCCTTTGGTTCTCTAATTTCTGTGCTCAAGACAAATATTGCATCAAGATATATGTTTCTTCAGATTACAATTATTAAATTCCCTTCCGGACAAGTTTTCACTTACATTTGCACCTGCTTAATACATATAGGTCTTCCGCAAGGATAACAGGACCATGATCTCCAGGAAGGACTTGTTCAAGGACACGCTAAGAAAAGCTGCCCATGCGTGGAAGCGTATTGTGGAGCTACGTCTTACAGGTCCCAAATCAACCCATGGATTCCAATACCAACCAAAGATCTATCGAACCATTGTTCTACATACAACAGTCCTAACTGATGTTCTACTGCCTTCTTTTGTTGTGGAttgacagaggaggaagcaggTCTACTGAGGCAATATGTCGATCAGCCTGGTTATGTTGATCTGCACTGGGTACGTCTATCAATTCTTTATTATATCAAAATACGTTCTGATGTTCTAGTGTTTTCTGGAGTAAGTGCTACTCTATCCTCAGCATATTGTTCTTGGTTTCTGTAAAAATCAGGGCCTTTCCTTTaataagaaacaaaaataacatTCATGCTATCGGATAACAGATAATTGCTTTGTGCAAGATTTATCTATATTGTTTAACTTACAAAAACGATGCCATCTTGCAGGGCATGTTTGTTCCTGCTATAAAAGGGCAAGGAACTGAGGAGCAGCAGAAGAAGTGGTTACCACTGGCTTACAAGTTCCAAATAATTGGGTGCTATGCTCAGACTGAACTTGGTCACGGCTCAAACGTTCAGGGCCTTGAAACAACTGCTACATTTGATCCAAAGACCGATGAATTTGTCATCCACAGTCCAACTCTGACCTCCAGCAAAgtaagttttttttaataatctGCTGCCATATTGATTTATTTAAAAGATTTATCAttttaattttccttttttaaatGTTATTTTAGCTATTTATATCTTCTTAAGACCTTGTTCCACAATTCGTTACATGTTTCTCCATGTTGGCAGTGGTGGCCTGGTGGCTTGGGGAAAGCTTCCACTCATGCCGTGGTGTACGCTCGGTTGATAACTGAAGGAAAGGACTACGGCATACATGGTAGAGTGTTTTGCTTTTTGCTTTTTGGTTACCATTAAACGCTCTCTTTCTTTGGGACTTATGCTGTTATGCATGTCCGTGTTCCAGGTTTCATTGTTCAACTGCGAAGCTTAGAGGATCACTCACCGCTTCCTGGTGTTACCCTTGGTGATATTGGTGGAAAATTTGGTAGTGGTGCATATAACAGTATGGACAACGGTGTCCTTCGATTTCACCATGTGCGCATCCCAAGGGATCAAATGTTGATGAGGTTTATTCATTGGGTTATTATATTTCCATCTGGCACTATAttgattcttgtttttcctGCCCTAACCCTCTTCAAACTTATTACCTTTTCTTTCTAGGCTTTCACAAGTTACAAGGGAGGGGAAATATGTCCATTCAGATGTGCCAAAGCAGCTGCTTTATGGGACAATGGTTTTTGTTCGTCAATCAATTGTTGCAGATGCTTCTAAGGCTTTGTCCCGTGCTGTTTGCATTGCTGTACGATACAGCGCCGTTCGAAAGCAGTTTGGCTCTCAAGATGGTGGCCCTGAGACTCAAGTATGTTAATACTGAGCCTTTTGTATTGTTAtttattcatttttatttttaatatctgAAGAAACACTAAAATAACGTGCTACTCTGCTCAACTAGAGATTAAACTTACAGTATGGAAAATGAATAATAAATGAGACATCTATGCACCAGGCAGGCATCAAAGACAATTAGATGCCAAGATCTGGCTGGTTGTAATAATTTGCTGACTGTTGACACTTGACACCATGTGGTTATAGTTCTGCTCATATTCACCTAAAATACCACTTACAATGTCGTAAGAATAAGCAGCTCAGTTGATGCTGGTTGATTTTCACTTTTATTTCGCAAGTTCACGGATAAACTATCCATAGGCCCTCTTAAGGTTTCCAAAGTTGTGTCGAGTCTGTAGCTGGATATTACGTGCTGCTGATTCTTCATGGAATAACATTTCTTTGAAGCGTTCATGATACATTTATTGTCATTTACATATTTGTGAATGGCTGTATGACTACCATTTGTGAATCAACTTCCCAGTGTTACTACCTATGCTTTAACCATTGATACTTTCTGCATCTTTGGCTACTGACGACAGGTGACTCATGTATTCAAACTGGTTACAGGTTCTTAATTACAGGACTCAACAAAGCAGACTCTTTCCATTGCTGGCTTCAGCATATGCATTTAGATTCGTTGGTGATTGGCTCAAGTGGCTGTACACGGATGTCACTCAGAAACTGGAAGCTAAAGACTACTCAACACTGCAAGAAGCTCATGCCTGTACTGCTGGTTTGAAGGCTGTGACAACATCTGCAACAGCTGTACGTATAGTTAATTAATTTCAGTGATGCTTTTAGCTGTccattttttaatagtttactGGTTGCACTGGATGGGGTATATTCATTTACCCTCTTTGGCATTAGTGTACGTTTAGTTTGAAGCGGAGCGGAGTTGACTTAATAATGATTATTCCAAAGTAGTATAAAGCAGGTTGTAAAAGTCTTTGCACTACCAAATGAGCAAATGTTGCCTTCGTCACTTCATCATTATTATGTTTTTGTAGTTCATAAGCTGGGACCACGTGTTACCCAGAATGTCACTTGATATGAATTATCCGTCAATTTACCTGTTTTCCTGAAGCTCCACTCTATTTCTCAACATACTAAATTCTGGTCTGAAGTTTGAACCATATGCAAGTTTAATGGTCTAGTCAGTATGTATAACAAAGGACTTCAGACAATTCATTGTTGTTGTGGTAACTCCTCTCTGTTATGCAGGATGCAATTGAAGAATGCAGAAAGCTCTGTGGTGGACATGGTTACTTGAACAGCAGTGGGCTTCCTGAATTGTTTGCCGTCTATGTTCCTGCTTGCACTTATGAAGGAGACAATGTTGTTCTGCTTTTGCAGGTTTGTATAGTTCATAATCAACAATCATACTTTTGGCTACTGTTATTGGTTGAGTATGTGTGGCATGACATTGTATTCCATGGaagttgttttttccttttccttttccttttccttttccttttcctctacTCCAATACTCCATTTTGGTCAATGTTATAGTAATAGGCAGCCTTTGatggtattttttttccctgCAGGTTGCAAGGATTCTAATGAAGACTGTATCTCAATTGACCTCTGGAAAACAACCTGTTGGTACAATGGCTTACATGGGCAAAGTACAATATCTCATGCAATGCAAATGCGCTGTCAACACAGGTACTCATTTAGGCTGGTGCATTACATTATCTCACAGTCAAT
Above is a genomic segment from Setaria viridis chromosome 4, Setaria_viridis_v4.0, whole genome shotgun sequence containing:
- the LOC117852841 gene encoding peroxisomal acyl-coenzyme A oxidase 1, whose amino-acid sequence is MAMDAAAEADHLAAERAAARFDVEEMKVAWAGSRHAVDVADRMARLVASDPVFRKDNRTMISRKDLFKDTLRKAAHAWKRIVELRLTEEEAGLLRQYVDQPGYVDLHWGMFVPAIKGQGTEEQQKKWLPLAYKFQIIGCYAQTELGHGSNVQGLETTATFDPKTDEFVIHSPTLTSSKWWPGGLGKASTHAVVYARLITEGKDYGIHGFIVQLRSLEDHSPLPGVTLGDIGGKFGSGAYNSMDNGVLRFHHVRIPRDQMLMRLSQVTREGKYVHSDVPKQLLYGTMVFVRQSIVADASKALSRAVCIAVRYSAVRKQFGSQDGGPETQVLNYRTQQSRLFPLLASAYAFRFVGDWLKWLYTDVTQKLEAKDYSTLQEAHACTAGLKAVTTSATADAIEECRKLCGGHGYLNSSGLPELFAVYVPACTYEGDNVVLLLQVARILMKTVSQLTSGKQPVGTMAYMGKVQYLMQCKCAVNTAEDWLNPAAIQEAFEARALRMAVNCAQNIGQATSQEEGFYERSPDLLEAAAAHIQLIIVTKFIEKVQQDIPGHGVKEQLQNLCNVYALYILHKHLGDFLATGCITPKQGALANEQLGKLYAQVRPNAVALVDAFNYTDHYLGSVLGRYDGNVYPALYEEAWKDPLNETVVPDGYHEYLRPLLKQQLRLSRL